The Apibacter raozihei DNA segment CTTTTACAGCAACTAAAAAGCCTACGGATTCTCTTCCGTCAATAATTCTGTGATCGTAAGATAAGGCAAGATACATCATAGGTGCAATAGTAATCTGTTTGTTTTTTACTACCGGTCTTTCTACAATATTGTGCATTCCTAATATGGCACTTTGCGGTGGGTTTAGTATCGGTGTAGACATCATAGATCCAAAAACTCCTCCGTTAGTAATGGTGAAAGTTCCGCCTGTCATTTCGTCTACGGTTATTTTTCCATCTCTTACTTTAATAGCCAAATCTTTGATGTTTTGCTCCACGCCTCTGAAAGTCATAGTTTCCGCGTTTCTTAAAACCGGAACCATTAACCCTTTAGGTCCTGAAACGGCTACACTGATATCCTGAAAATCATAGGATATTTTATAATCTCCGTCAATCATAGAATTTACATCCGGATACATTTGTAAAGCACGTACTACGGCAAGCGTAAAGAATGACATAAATCCAAGTCCTACTCCGTGTTTTGTTTTGAATTCATCTTTAAATTCATTTCTTAAGCGGAAAATTTCACTCATATCCACTTCATTAAAAGTGGTAAGCATAGCTGTTTCATTTTTTACATAAACCAAACGTTCTGCCACTTTTCTTCTCAAAACAGACAGTTTAGATGATTGAGAGGAACGAACTCCGCTTCCTGCAGGGGTTCCCATTGAAGGAACTGCTGCATTAATTGCATCTTCCTTAGTTATTCTTCCTTCTTTACCGGTTCCTGAAATAGATGCGGCAGGAATGTTTCTTTCTTCTAATATTTTTTTTGCTGCAGGAGAAGCCGTTCCTGTTGCATAAGTGGGCTGCGGTTTAGGTTCTGCCTGAGGTACCGGTTTTACAGGTTCTGGTACCGGAGTGGTTTGAGCAATTTCCTGTTTTGGCTGCTGAGGTTCCGAACTTGCCGGTTTTGCTGCATCCGTATCGATTAAACATACTACCTGACCTACCTGAACCGTGTCTCCTTCTTGTGCCTTTAAAGTAATAGTTCCGCTTGCTTCTGCCGGTAAATCCAACGTAGCTTTATCTGAATCAACTTCAGCAATAGCCTGATCTTTTTCCACATAATCTCCATCTTTTACTAACCAGGTAGCAATTTCGACTTCTGTTATCGATTCTCCCGGAGAGGGAACTTTCATTTCAAGTATCATAGAATACGTATTTTTTTTGTTTATTTTATATTTTCAAAAACTGTGTTTATCAATGCATGTTGAATTTTATCATATCTTTCGTGTGATCCCGGAGATGGAGAGCCACTAGCTGAAGGGCATACAACATCTATATCGAATTTTCGGAATTCTTTCAATATATACCACCAGGCTCCCATATTTTCAGGTTCTTCCTGAGCCCAGATAAATTCTTTTTTGTTTTCGTATTTATCTAAAATCTGGTAGATTTTTTCCCAATGCAATGGATATAATTGTTCCAGTCTAACCAATGCTACTCTTTCTTCGTTCAGTTCTTCTCTTTTTTTAAGTAATTCATAGTACAATTTACCTGAACAGAAGACTAATCGTGTTACTTTATCTGTTTGAGCCGTTGAATCATCAATTAATTCCTGGAAACTTCCCTGTGACAGTTCCTCAAGTGATGAAACCACTTTAGGATGTCTAAGAAGACTTTTTGGTGTAAAGACAATTAATGGCTTTCTGTAGTTTGTTTTCAATTGTCTTCTTATGGCATGGAAGAAGTTTGCCGGAGTGGTAGAATTTACCATATACATATTGCCATTGGCACATAATGGAAGAAATCTTTCAATTCTTGCTGAGGAATGTTCTGCTCCCTGCCCCTCAAATCCGTGAGGTAAAAGCATAACCAATCCGTTCTGCATTTTCCATTTATCTTCAGCAGCTGATATGTACTGATCTATTACAATCTGAGCTCCATTGACAAAATCACCAAACTGAGCTTCCCAAATAGTCAATGAATAAGGAGTAGTCATAGCATAACCATATTCGAATCCTAAAACTCCATATTCTGAAAGTAAGGAATTATAGGCATAAAATTTAGCTTTGGTGTCAAGCTGATTCAATGTTATGATTTCTTCTTCTGTATCTTCTGTTTTAATTACCGCATGGCGATGGGAAAAAGTTCCTCGTTCCACATCTTCTCCGGATAACCTGACTGTATGTCCTTCGGTTAAAAGTGTTCCATAAGCGAGTAATTCAGCCATACCCCAATCAATTGCATTGGTAACTTCCACCATATCTCTACGCTGTTTTAATAACCTTTGTATTTTATTAAACAGGTTTTTTCCCGGAGGTACTTCGGTTATGGTTCTGGCTATTTCTCTTAGCTTATCTTCTGGATAAGTGGTATCAACAGTTGTTAAAAGCTCATCTGCACCAACCCTGTCAAATGTTTTCCACTCCTGTTGCATGAATAGTTCAACAGTAGCCTTATCTATTCCTTTAGAATCCTCAAGACTTCGATCCAATAAAACTCTGTATTCTTCATCACTTTCAGCAATCATTTGCGGAGTGATCACTTCTTCTTTTTCAAGCTGGGTCCTGTAAATTTCTCTGGGATTCGGATGTTTAGCTATCGTTTTGTAAAGTTGCGGCTGGGTAAATCTTGGTTCATCCCCTTCATTATGTCCGTATTTTCTATATCCCAACAAATCAATAAATACATCTTTATTGAATTTGTTTCTGTAATCGCAAGCAAACCTAACTGCATGAATTACAGCTTCTGCATCGTCTGCATTCACATGAAGCACCGGAGACAATACGGTTTTGGCTACATCGGTACAATAGGTACTTGAACGAGCATCCAGATAATTAGTTGTAAAGCCTACCTGATTATTTACTATGATATGAATGGTACCTCCGGTGGTATATCCGTCGAGACTCATCATCTGAAGTACCTCGTACACGATGCCCTGTCCTGCTATAGCGGCATCACCATGTATCAGAATAGGTAGTACTTTTCCGTAGTTTTCATTATAATCGTGGTCGGTCTTTGCCCTTGCAATTCCTTCAACCACAGCGTCTACTGTTTCAAGGTGCGAAGGATTAGGAGCCAGACTTATTTTTACAGTTTTTCCTTTTTTGGTATTGTAGTTATTGCATGAACCTAAATGATATTTTACATCTCCTGAAAAAATAGTTTCTATGTAATCTTTTCCTTCAAATTCTGTAAATATCTGAGAGTAGGATTTATTAAATATATTGGCCAATACATTAAGTCTTCCTCTGTGAGCCATTCCTATGACTATTTCTTCTACTCCCAACTCAGAAGAATGATTTATAATTTCATCGAGTGCCGGAATAAGACTTTCACCTCCTTCCAATGAAAATCTTTTCTGTCCTACAAATTTTGTGTGTAAAAAACTTTCAAAAGCAACTGCATGTGAAAGTTTTTTTAATATTCTTTTCTTTTCGTCAACATTTAGAATAGCATGGTTATAATTTTTTCTCAACCAATTTTCAATCCATGCCATCTCTTCCGGCTTACGGACATATGCATATTCAATTCCTATAGAGTCACAGTAGATTCTATTTAAAAAATCAATAACTTCCTGCAGAGTATAAACACCTTCCAGACCCAGTATTTTACCATTTACAGACATAGTTAAATCAGACTTTGAAAGTCCGAAATTTTCTATATCCAAAGTCGGTGTGTAAGATCTTCTTTGTCTTACGGGATTAGTCTTTGTAAAAAGATGTCCCCGGGTTCTATATCCGTTAACAAGATCTATGACTTTAAATTCTTTGATGATATTTTCTGAAATTCCTTCAGTATTTACCTGAGCTGAGCTTTTGTCTGTTTCGATTAGGGATTTGCCGTTGTAGGTTTGATTTGCAAAATCGAATCCTTGAAAAAAACTTCTCCAGCTGGGTTCTACACTATCTGGATATTTCAAATATTTTTGATACAATTCTTCAATATATTCGGAATGAATTGCATTTAAAAATGAAAATCGGTCCATTTTATTTTTTATTACTTTTAATGGTGTATTTTATTTTATGTCTAGCTTCAAATCTACTAATTTTGTAATAACCTGCAAAAGAAATCTGGAATATATTATAAGCAACACTCTAACAACTGCTTATACTATCAAAGCTGTTTATTTGTCTTCTGCAAAGCTTATAATAAGCAAAATTATTTCCTTCTATTTAATAATTATCTTTTACTTTGGATACATTTATGTGTTTTTTGTTATTATTTGGTTACGATTTTTTTTTGTTATTTTCATTTTGATCCGATTAGATATTTTGTTATCGAAATTTTTAATTGCTCACTTACAAGCAATAAGTTTACATTTATAAGCCTGGATATTGGTATTATTTAAAATATTCTGCTTAGCTTATGAACAGGTTTAAATAATGTAGATTTATTATTTAAAAAATATATAATATCTTTGGGGGCTTAAAAAAACTTCTTCTATGGGTATCAGATTTAAGAATACCAAAGCTTTTCTTAAGAAAATAAGAATTTCATCTTTCAATAATATTTCCCTGTTTGAAATATTGTCTATTTATTTTCATGGAATTACCAGGGGGTCACTGGGTGTACGTGCAGCGGCAGCTTCGTGGAGTATTTTTATGAGTATGTTTCCTTTTATGATTTTCTTTTTACTGTTTATCAGCTACTTACCTTATTATGAAGAAATACAGCATCTTATCTATGATTTTTTACTGAAAAAATTATTGCCTCCTCATATTTTTACTGTTGTTAATACTTATATGAACGATAGGTTCAACCTTGTTAATAATCAACTGAACAGACCTAATACTTTATTACTTGTCTTTTCCGTTTTATTGTTTATCTTTTTATCGTCCAATGGCATACGTTCATTAATCAGAGGCTTTAAATCCATTAATCATAAAGAGCCTATCGAGTTTAAAGGAGTTCGTTCTTTTGTATTGAGTATATTTATTGTACTTTTCTTTTCGGTGTTTTTATTTTTATCTTTACTTTTGATTTATGTAACTGAATTTGTATTTCGCCTTTTTCAACATTCCATTTCATTCAATGCATTCGAATATCGTATAATTATAAATCTGCTAAACTTTTTCTTATCCTTATTTATATTCTTTATTGGAATTTGTTTCCTGTATTACCTTGGAAGGACGACTAAAATAAGCTTTAGAGGAGTAATGCCCGGTGCTTTTTTAACTACTGTATTATTTACTTTGACGACATACCTTTTTGGTTATTACATTGCCAATTTTACTCGCTTTAATGTTTTATACGGCTCAATAGGCTCTGTGCTTATGATTATGCTGTGGGTAAATATTTCAGTAACGTTTACTCTTGCAGGCTATGAATTAAACATAGCATTGCAAAAGGCTAAATACAAAAATTCTTCTCAAGCGGAAATTAAAAACTTATGAAACTAATATATTCAGGGCCTGAGGTAATATTGATATTTTCAGCTCCTGTGTATCCAGAGCCATATATTCTCCATCTAGTTGTATAAAACCATTACTTGATGTTTTAACATTTAAGTGATTTGTTTTGAAATAACTTTGTTTTTTGCTAAAATTTTTCTTCACTACAAAACCCAACCCTATGGATAAAAATTTAAACCATGAACATTTTTTAACTAAATTAACATCAAGCAAACCATCTTTAAGTGATGCTTGGGGTGCAATTGTAAAATCATAACCCATACAATTACTATTTGAAATATTCAATAACATGGCTTTGCCTTCAAAATTGTATACGTCAGAATTTAAAATCAAATGAACTGGTTTAAACTGAAATATACTTAAAAAAACGCATTTAAGATATCCTATTAATTGCCTTTGTTTCTGATGTGAATAAACCTTAACTGCCTCAGCATCGAAACCTATTCCTGTATTACTGAAAAAGAAATATTCATTTAAACATCCCACGTCAATTTTTTCAATTATCATTTTGGAATTCAGAATAAGCTGCAATGCTTTTTCATAATTTAAAGGCAGTTTTAAATGCCTGGCCAAGCCATTTCCTGATCCGATGGGTACAATTGCCAATGGGATATCTTTGTTAACTAAAGCTGAGGCTACTTCGTTAAATGTTCCATCTCCTCCACAGCTAACAATCAGATCAGCTCCTTCATTATACGATTTTATGGCAAAATCGTGAGCATCATTTTTTTTCTCAGTTAATTTAATTTCAATATTATAGTCGTAAAAAAGTTTTCGAATACTTTTTTCTACTTCTTTTCCTTTTCCTCCTCCCGAAATGGGATTTACAATAAAATGAATTTTTTTAACTTTCATTTCTATATTTCAGTGGTAATTTTTAATTTTTTTATCATTTCCAGTGGATTTGTTGCATTAAATACTGCACTTCCTGCGACCAATACATCAGCTCCTGCTTCTGCCAGCTGATGTGCATTGTCTAAATTTACTCCTCCATCTACCTGTATCAGTGCTTTTGAATTTTTTTTGATAATTAATTCCTTTGTCAACGATATTTTATTATACGTATTCTGAATAAACTTTTGTCCTCCAAACCCGGGATTAACACTCATGACTAAAACCAAATCCAAATCTTCAATTATATCTTCCAGAAGATGCACATTTGTATGCGGATTTAATGCTACCCCTGCTTTCATACCTGCATTTTTTATTTCCTGAACTGTACGATGTAAATGAATACATGCTTCGTAATGTACGGTAAGGTAGTCTGCTCCCAGATTTTTAAAAGTTTCAATATAGGGATCGGGATTTACAATCATTAAATGTATATCCTTAATTTTTTCGGCTTTTTTGTTAACTGCATCAAGGATAGGAAATCCAAAAGATATGTTAGGAACGAAGACACCATCCATAACATCTATGTGAAACCATCCGGCATCACTTTTGTTAATCATTTCAATATCTTTATTCAAGTTTCCGAAATCTGCGGATAGTATAGAAGGTGCAATAATAGCCATAATTTTAGTTTTATTAAATTGTTAACAAAGTTAAGAATAATGTAATTTTTATCTTCTATTTAATTTAATGTTTTTATATTGACAAAGTTCATGTTGAATCTGGGCAAAAAATAAATTTTTAAATAAATGCATTGAGCATCGTAATTTCCTGATAGGAAATTAACTATAATTATTCAATGTTAATTAACTTATATATTTTTTATTTAAAAAAACTAAACGTAACAACATTTGTGCCATGAATTATTTTATATATAACTACATATCTTTAATCTTATTAAAGAATTTATACATCTTCAAAAGATAAAAAGTTAATATTTGTAAATTTGCATATAAGATTTTTGTTATGGAATTATTTATAAAAAATATGGTTTGTAACCGATGTATTCTGGTAGTTAAGAATTTAACAGAGGAATTAGATTTAGCAGTTCTCAAGGTTGAAATGGGTAAAATTACACTAAAAGAAAAACTGGACAAAAACAAAACTAGTCTATTAAAAAATCATCTTGAAGAACTAGGTTTTGAATTGTTGGATGACAATCAGCAAAAACTTATTGAAAAAATTAAAACTTTAATCATAAATCATATTCAAAATCTTAAAGATATAAATATAAATTTTTCTGAACTTATATCTCAAAGCCTTGCTAAGGATTATTCATATTTAAGTAAATTATTTTCTGCAACTGAAGGATTAACTATTGAACATTATACAATATTACAAAAAATAGAGAAGGTGAAAGAGTTACTTACTTATGATGAACTTACTTTATCTGAAATTTCTTATCAATTGGGATACAGCAGTGTTGCACATTTATCTTCACAATTCAAAAAAGTTACCGGACTTACTCCGTCTCAATTTAAATCTCAGGGTATTAAACTGAGAAAACCCTTAGATAAAATCTAGTTTACCGTAGACTTCCTTATATTTAAATTTTATAACATCAGGCATTATTTAGTTTTAAAAAGTAAATAAGGTAAGACAAACTGTAATTCGTATAAAATATTTAGATGGATTATAGTGACCTTTGCTTTATAAATAAAAAACAATATAATGAAGGATTCTAAAGATATTATCGTACTTACGGGTGCCGGACAATTGGGAATGGCTATTGTAAGGAGAATGGGATATAGTTATAAAATATTTATAGCCGACTGGAAATTTGAAAATGCAGTATCTATATCTCAAATTTTAACAGAAGCAGGTTTTGATGCTGTTCCTTTTAAAACAGATATTTCTTCGAGAAAGTCTATTTCCGAACTTATCTCTGCTGCTCAGAAAGAAGGAAATATTGCCATGCTCATAAATGCTGCAGGTGTATCTCCAAGCCAATCCACTATTGAGCATATATTAGAGGTTGATTTATATGGAACAGCTATACTACTGGAGGAATTTGGTAAAGTTATAAAAAAAGGAGGATCTGCTATTACTATTTCTAGTCAGTCCGGATACAGAATGCCTGCCTTAACCGCTGAAGAAGATAAATTATTAGCAACTACTCCTGCAGAAAGTTTATTTACCCTAGAACTTCTCCAAACTAAAAATATAAAAAATACTCTACACGCCTATCAAATAGCTAAAAGGTGTAACGTAAAAAGAGTAGCAGCTGAAGCAGTAATATGGGGGAAACGTGGAGCCCGGATAAATTCAATATCACCAGGTATCATTGTAACACCTTTGGCTTTGGATGAATTTAACGGGCCCAGGGGAGACTTTTATAAAAATATGTTTGCGCAATCACCGGCAGGCCGTCCCGGAACAGCTGATGAGGTAGCCAACGTTGCTGAATTGCTTTTAAGCAGTAAAGGTGCTTTTATTACAGGTGCTGATTTTTTAATAGACGGAGGTGCTACGGCTTCTTATTTCTATGGTTCTCTTCAAACTGAAAATCTTTGATATGAATTTATTGAAAACATTTCATTATGCTTATGTTATTATCTTTTGCTGCTGCTTGATTATGGGTGTCATCATTGGACTGGTAATGAGCTGCGCGGGTATTTATTATGTTCCTGTAAGTAACGAATTAGGTGTGTCCAAGGCTGATTTTGGTTTATATATGACTTTTGTATATGCATTTTCTTTCTTTATGCTTTCTGTAGCAGGCCGGATGATGGATAGATTTAGCGTGAGATGGATTTTAACTTTGAGTTCCGCTATGATAGGCCTGACTTACCTGGCAATGTCTCAATTTAGCCATATCTGGCAATTTTATATTTCAGGTGGTGTATTAGGTATTGCCTTATCTTTTTTGTTATATTTAAGTTATCCTGTGTTAATTAATCGATGGTTTATATCAGGAATCGGTTTTTATATAGGTTTGTGCAGTGCTGCCTCCGGAATCGGAGGCGTACTTTTTAACCTACTTATCGGTCATTATATTGAAATTTATGGCTGGAGAACAGCTTATTTAATATCCGGACTACTTATATTAGTAGTGGTTACTCCCCTATTAGGTTTCTTATTAAGAGATTATCCTGCGGATAAAGACCTAAACCCTTATGGGAAAACCAATATTATTAACAAAAAACCTGAAACAGGAATTATGTATCATACAGCCATACAATCAAAGGCATTTTACCTTATATTTTTGTTTGCATTTTTAATGATTGCCGTATCCACTCTTAATTTATTTATTCCTGCTTATGTAATTTCCATCGGCTATTCTTTGAAGCAGTCTACACAGGCTGCATCCTCTATTATGTTAGGAGTAACTCTGGGGAAAATAATATTAGGGTATTTAAACGATAAAAGTGTTATTCTGGGTATATTTTTATCCATAAGCCTGGGTATTCTAGGTTTAGTTATATTAATTCTTAGCAAAGACATTGTGGAAATGATGCTAACCGGAGCTTTCTTATTCGGCTGGGCGTATGCAGGCGTCACTGTTGAAACTGCTATTTTAGTTCGCTCTGTTTTCGGATCGAAAGATTATGCCAAAATATTTTCACATATATCTATTTCTTTAGCATTAGGCGGAACTATCATGTCAGGAGCCTGGGGTTATCTTGCCGAAACAATAGGGTTTAAAATATTATTGGGTGTTGGAATATCCTGTTTACTATTGTCCGGAATACTCGGTGGGCATGCTCTGAGTTATAAAAATTCTAAATCAACAGATTCATAAAACTTAACTGTAAAAATAAAAATCCTGATTATTTTAGTATTAAATTTTATCATATTTTAATCCTGGTATTAACATGCAATTAAATATAAAAAATAAAAATATTCAGCTGGAAGAAGCTATTAAACAATCTATAAGACAGCTTATACACTCAATGGTTCAAAATGATTTGAACACTATAGATAAGCTGTTGGATAAAGATTTTACCTTAACACACATAACAGGATATGTTCAGTCTAAATCGGAATGGTTAGATAATATGAGAAGCGAAAAAATGAAATATTACTCGTCTAAAGAAACGGAACTTTATCTTAAAATAAATTATAATAAGGCGATTGTTCTTATACGAAATTATATTGATGCTAATATTGGGGGAAGTAGAAAAAACTGGCGTTTACAACAAAAATTTGAGTTAGATAATCGTGATACCTCATGGATTATCACAAAATCCGTAGCATCATTATTTTAAAAACTATAGTAATATTTCCAGTTTATGTTGTCGTACTTCCCGCAAATAGTAATCAATTTATATACTTTTTAAAATATGCTGTCCTTCCTCCCATACTCCGTACCCTGAAGCTACATTAATATGCCCTGCGTTTCCTACGGATCGTAGTTCACTTCCCCAGCATTTAGCAAAATAAGAGGCTCGTTCAACACTTACCCAAGGATCGTCTGTACTATAGACCACAACTGTCTTAAAATTAATTTTTTCTAACGGCATAGGTGTAAAGCCATTAGCAGGAAAAGTATATGCCGGATTTTCAATATCACTGGGTGCCACCAACAATGCTCCTTTAATAGTTTTCTTAAATTTTTTAGCCCAATGTGCAATCGTTGCACATCCTAGACTATGTCCTATTAAAACTATTTCGTGCTTATCATAATAAGGTTGCAGTTTTTTTTCAATAGTATTAATCCAATCTTCACATTCCGGGCTATCCCAATCCTTTTGTTCAATCCTTATCATAGACTCAGAAGATTTTTCAAAATATGTTTGCCAGTGTTCCGTATCAGATCCGCCTAATCCAGGAATATTAAAATAAATGATCATGATTGTATTTTTGGTAAATCTACATATAAATTTGTAAAAATTAGTTTATTTTTATTCGAGCGTTTTAGAGATTTTATCCAGATTAAGGCTTCGAGCCATAGAATCAAATATATCCTTATATGTTCCTCCGTGTGCATAAACCTCTTCGTGTGTTCCCTTCTCCACAACTTTTCCACCTTTCATTACATAAATACAGTCTGAATCAATAATCTGTGACAAGCTATGAGAAATTATAATCACGGTCCTGTTTTTCTTTATAGCATCTAAACTATTTTTTATTTGTTCGGTAGAAATAGCATCTAAACTGGCGGTAGGTTCATCTAAAAAAATTATAGGCGGATTTTTTAAAAACATACGTGCAATGGCAATTCTTTGCTGCTGCCCCCCTGACAGAGACAATGCTGGTGAATCGTAACCTTGAGGAAGTTCCGTTATCTGATCATGAATATATGCTTTCTTTGCGGCATTAACCATATCTTCCTGCCCTGCATCCGGATTACCATATAAAATATTTTCGGCTATAGTTCCAT contains these protein-coding regions:
- the rpe gene encoding ribulose-phosphate 3-epimerase produces the protein MAIIAPSILSADFGNLNKDIEMINKSDAGWFHIDVMDGVFVPNISFGFPILDAVNKKAEKIKDIHLMIVNPDPYIETFKNLGADYLTVHYEACIHLHRTVQEIKNAGMKAGVALNPHTNVHLLEDIIEDLDLVLVMSVNPGFGGQKFIQNTYNKISLTKELIIKKNSKALIQVDGGVNLDNAHQLAEAGADVLVAGSAVFNATNPLEMIKKLKITTEI
- a CDS encoding MFS transporter; this translates as MNLLKTFHYAYVIIFCCCLIMGVIIGLVMSCAGIYYVPVSNELGVSKADFGLYMTFVYAFSFFMLSVAGRMMDRFSVRWILTLSSAMIGLTYLAMSQFSHIWQFYISGGVLGIALSFLLYLSYPVLINRWFISGIGFYIGLCSAASGIGGVLFNLLIGHYIEIYGWRTAYLISGLLILVVVTPLLGFLLRDYPADKDLNPYGKTNIINKKPETGIMYHTAIQSKAFYLIFLFAFLMIAVSTLNLFIPAYVISIGYSLKQSTQAASSIMLGVTLGKIILGYLNDKSVILGIFLSISLGILGLVILILSKDIVEMMLTGAFLFGWAYAGVTVETAILVRSVFGSKDYAKIFSHISISLALGGTIMSGAWGYLAETIGFKILLGVGISCLLLSGILGGHALSYKNSKSTDS
- a CDS encoding RBBP9/YdeN family alpha/beta hydrolase — encoded protein: MIIYFNIPGLGGSDTEHWQTYFEKSSESMIRIEQKDWDSPECEDWINTIEKKLQPYYDKHEIVLIGHSLGCATIAHWAKKFKKTIKGALLVAPSDIENPAYTFPANGFTPMPLEKINFKTVVVYSTDDPWVSVERASYFAKCWGSELRSVGNAGHINVASGYGVWEEGQHILKSI
- a CDS encoding diacylglycerol/lipid kinase family protein, whose protein sequence is MKVKKIHFIVNPISGGGKGKEVEKSIRKLFYDYNIEIKLTEKKNDAHDFAIKSYNEGADLIVSCGGDGTFNEVASALVNKDIPLAIVPIGSGNGLARHLKLPLNYEKALQLILNSKMIIEKIDVGCLNEYFFFSNTGIGFDAEAVKVYSHQKQRQLIGYLKCVFLSIFQFKPVHLILNSDVYNFEGKAMLLNISNSNCMGYDFTIAPQASLKDGLLDVNLVKKCSWFKFLSIGLGFVVKKNFSKKQSYFKTNHLNVKTSSNGFIQLDGEYMALDTQELKISILPQALNILVS
- a CDS encoding YihY/virulence factor BrkB family protein, whose translation is MGIRFKNTKAFLKKIRISSFNNISLFEILSIYFHGITRGSLGVRAAAASWSIFMSMFPFMIFFLLFISYLPYYEEIQHLIYDFLLKKLLPPHIFTVVNTYMNDRFNLVNNQLNRPNTLLLVFSVLLFIFLSSNGIRSLIRGFKSINHKEPIEFKGVRSFVLSIFIVLFFSVFLFLSLLLIYVTEFVFRLFQHSISFNAFEYRIIINLLNFFLSLFIFFIGICFLYYLGRTTKISFRGVMPGAFLTTVLFTLTTYLFGYYIANFTRFNVLYGSIGSVLMIMLWVNISVTFTLAGYELNIALQKAKYKNSSQAEIKNL
- the odhB gene encoding 2-oxoglutarate dehydrogenase complex dihydrolipoyllysine-residue succinyltransferase; the protein is MILEMKVPSPGESITEVEIATWLVKDGDYVEKDQAIAEVDSDKATLDLPAEASGTITLKAQEGDTVQVGQVVCLIDTDAAKPASSEPQQPKQEIAQTTPVPEPVKPVPQAEPKPQPTYATGTASPAAKKILEERNIPAASISGTGKEGRITKEDAINAAVPSMGTPAGSGVRSSQSSKLSVLRRKVAERLVYVKNETAMLTTFNEVDMSEIFRLRNEFKDEFKTKHGVGLGFMSFFTLAVVRALQMYPDVNSMIDGDYKISYDFQDISVAVSGPKGLMVPVLRNAETMTFRGVEQNIKDLAIKVRDGKITVDEMTGGTFTITNGGVFGSMMSTPILNPPQSAILGMHNIVERPVVKNKQITIAPMMYLALSYDHRIIDGRESVGFLVAVKEAIENPEELLMNNNVRKALEL
- a CDS encoding helix-turn-helix domain-containing protein: MELFIKNMVCNRCILVVKNLTEELDLAVLKVEMGKITLKEKLDKNKTSLLKNHLEELGFELLDDNQQKLIEKIKTLIINHIQNLKDININFSELISQSLAKDYSYLSKLFSATEGLTIEHYTILQKIEKVKELLTYDELTLSEISYQLGYSSVAHLSSQFKKVTGLTPSQFKSQGIKLRKPLDKI
- a CDS encoding SDR family oxidoreductase — protein: MKDSKDIIVLTGAGQLGMAIVRRMGYSYKIFIADWKFENAVSISQILTEAGFDAVPFKTDISSRKSISELISAAQKEGNIAMLINAAGVSPSQSTIEHILEVDLYGTAILLEEFGKVIKKGGSAITISSQSGYRMPALTAEEDKLLATTPAESLFTLELLQTKNIKNTLHAYQIAKRCNVKRVAAEAVIWGKRGARINSISPGIIVTPLALDEFNGPRGDFYKNMFAQSPAGRPGTADEVANVAELLLSSKGAFITGADFLIDGGATASYFYGSLQTENL
- a CDS encoding 2-oxoglutarate dehydrogenase E1 component; translated protein: MDRFSFLNAIHSEYIEELYQKYLKYPDSVEPSWRSFFQGFDFANQTYNGKSLIETDKSSAQVNTEGISENIIKEFKVIDLVNGYRTRGHLFTKTNPVRQRRSYTPTLDIENFGLSKSDLTMSVNGKILGLEGVYTLQEVIDFLNRIYCDSIGIEYAYVRKPEEMAWIENWLRKNYNHAILNVDEKKRILKKLSHAVAFESFLHTKFVGQKRFSLEGGESLIPALDEIINHSSELGVEEIVIGMAHRGRLNVLANIFNKSYSQIFTEFEGKDYIETIFSGDVKYHLGSCNNYNTKKGKTVKISLAPNPSHLETVDAVVEGIARAKTDHDYNENYGKVLPILIHGDAAIAGQGIVYEVLQMMSLDGYTTGGTIHIIVNNQVGFTTNYLDARSSTYCTDVAKTVLSPVLHVNADDAEAVIHAVRFACDYRNKFNKDVFIDLLGYRKYGHNEGDEPRFTQPQLYKTIAKHPNPREIYRTQLEKEEVITPQMIAESDEEYRVLLDRSLEDSKGIDKATVELFMQQEWKTFDRVGADELLTTVDTTYPEDKLREIARTITEVPPGKNLFNKIQRLLKQRRDMVEVTNAIDWGMAELLAYGTLLTEGHTVRLSGEDVERGTFSHRHAVIKTEDTEEEIITLNQLDTKAKFYAYNSLLSEYGVLGFEYGYAMTTPYSLTIWEAQFGDFVNGAQIVIDQYISAAEDKWKMQNGLVMLLPHGFEGQGAEHSSARIERFLPLCANGNMYMVNSTTPANFFHAIRRQLKTNYRKPLIVFTPKSLLRHPKVVSSLEELSQGSFQELIDDSTAQTDKVTRLVFCSGKLYYELLKKREELNEERVALVRLEQLYPLHWEKIYQILDKYENKKEFIWAQEEPENMGAWWYILKEFRKFDIDVVCPSASGSPSPGSHERYDKIQHALINTVFENIK
- a CDS encoding nuclear transport factor 2 family protein: MQLNIKNKNIQLEEAIKQSIRQLIHSMVQNDLNTIDKLLDKDFTLTHITGYVQSKSEWLDNMRSEKMKYYSSKETELYLKINYNKAIVLIRNYIDANIGGSRKNWRLQQKFELDNRDTSWIITKSVASLF